In Morococcus cerebrosus, a single genomic region encodes these proteins:
- a CDS encoding YecA family protein, with translation MQLQAFDEASRVRLMQLLDAKSEQHNTMRCDEVQAFMMALLSGPDALNPNDWLPEVLGEESLFDAKERTEIERLVMALAADLRIKLGSKMLPDLWLYEDAAGNPDVYTWCNAYLYALDVVPTDWFEAVDQEEFEDLFYPIMALGGIYDEEQNGEIILHLTEKELSQLESDLPHVLLDIYWYWQAIINKPQTVRREGEKIGRNDSCPCGSGKKYKACCGKG, from the coding sequence ATGCAATTACAAGCATTTGACGAAGCATCCCGCGTGCGCCTGATGCAGCTGCTCGATGCCAAATCGGAACAACACAACACCATGCGCTGCGATGAGGTACAGGCATTTATGATGGCTTTGTTGAGTGGTCCCGATGCCTTGAATCCGAACGATTGGCTGCCTGAAGTGTTGGGTGAAGAATCATTGTTTGACGCGAAAGAGCGTACCGAAATCGAGCGTTTGGTGATGGCGCTGGCGGCTGATTTGCGTATCAAGCTCGGCAGTAAAATGTTGCCCGATTTGTGGCTTTACGAAGATGCAGCGGGCAATCCCGACGTGTACACTTGGTGTAACGCCTATCTGTATGCCTTGGATGTCGTGCCGACCGATTGGTTTGAAGCGGTCGATCAGGAGGAGTTTGAAGACCTGTTCTATCCGATCATGGCTTTGGGCGGCATTTATGATGAAGAGCAAAACGGTGAAATCATTTTGCACCTGACTGAAAAAGAACTCTCACAGCTCGAATCCGACCTGCCGCACGTCCTGCTCGATATTTACTGGTATTGGCAGGCAATTATCAACAAACCGCAAACCGTACGTCGCGAAGGCGAAAAAATCGGGCGAAACGATTCTTGTCCCTGCGGGAGCGGTAAAAAATACAAAGCTTGTTGCGGTAAGGGATAA
- a CDS encoding D-alanyl-D-alanine carboxypeptidase family protein: MKKTLSVLIAAMMIAAAQAAPQAAKNNAAPAVAASEPAPAAASQPEAMMPSINSPDAPPAIAAAAYIVTDLQSHQVLASGNIDTQIEPASLTKMMTAYLAFKALENGTLRADQMLTVSDAGWKIEGSRMFLSPKVPASVSDLIKGMIVQSGNDAATTLAEAMGGGSVDAFVQQMNDEAKRLGMTKTHFKNPTGLAAEGHVSTVGDLAILSAALIHDYPKYYPVFSIKSFKYNNVEQPNRNLLLYRDSNVDGLKTGHTESAGYNLAASSKRNGRRIVSIVVGTDSTEARASESGKLLNWALQAFDTPKLYNGGEIISKVKVYKGSSKSVNVGFLEDVYITIPHDAGQNIKPILETVQPVIAPIRKGQTLGKLKIVKDGKVITEKNVVALHSVEEGSWFRRMWDDIVLWFKGLFGSSSK, translated from the coding sequence ATGAAAAAAACATTATCCGTATTGATCGCGGCAATGATGATTGCCGCCGCGCAAGCCGCGCCGCAAGCGGCTAAAAACAACGCAGCCCCTGCTGTTGCCGCTTCCGAGCCTGCACCCGCCGCCGCATCCCAACCCGAAGCCATGATGCCCAGCATCAACAGCCCCGATGCGCCGCCTGCCATTGCCGCTGCCGCCTACATCGTTACCGATTTGCAAAGCCATCAAGTGCTTGCCTCCGGCAATATCGACACCCAAATCGAACCCGCTTCGCTGACCAAAATGATGACCGCCTACCTCGCGTTCAAGGCTTTGGAAAACGGCACATTGCGCGCCGACCAAATGCTGACCGTGTCCGATGCAGGCTGGAAAATCGAAGGCTCGCGGATGTTCCTCAGTCCCAAAGTCCCCGCCAGCGTCAGCGATTTGATTAAAGGCATGATTGTCCAATCCGGCAACGATGCTGCCACCACGCTTGCCGAAGCCATGGGAGGCGGCTCGGTGGATGCGTTCGTCCAACAAATGAACGACGAAGCCAAGCGTTTGGGCATGACCAAAACCCACTTTAAAAATCCGACCGGATTGGCTGCCGAAGGCCACGTTTCCACTGTCGGCGATTTAGCCATCCTCTCCGCCGCGCTGATACACGATTATCCGAAATACTATCCCGTATTTTCGATTAAATCCTTCAAATACAACAATGTCGAACAGCCAAACCGCAACCTCCTGCTCTACCGCGATTCCAATGTGGACGGTCTGAAGACGGGACACACCGAAAGCGCAGGCTACAACCTTGCCGCTTCCAGCAAACGCAACGGCAGACGCATCGTTTCCATCGTTGTCGGTACCGATTCCACCGAAGCCCGCGCGTCCGAAAGCGGCAAATTGCTCAACTGGGCATTGCAGGCATTCGACACGCCCAAGCTCTACAACGGCGGCGAAATCATTTCCAAGGTCAAAGTTTATAAAGGCAGCAGCAAATCGGTGAACGTCGGCTTCCTCGAAGACGTGTACATCACGATTCCCCACGATGCCGGACAAAACATCAAACCGATTTTAGAAACCGTCCAGCCCGTTATCGCCCCGATACGCAAAGGTCAAACCTTGGGCAAACTCAAAATCGTCAAAGACGGCAAAGTCATTACCGAGAAAAACGTCGTCGCCCTCCATTCCGTTGAAGAAGGCAGCTGGTTCAGACGGATGTGGGATGATATCGTATTGTGGTTCAAAGGCTTGTTCGGCAGCAGTTCGAAATAG
- a CDS encoding IS30 family transposase — MSYTQLTQDERYHIQYLSRHCTIAEIAKQLNRHKSTISREIKRHCIQGQQYSAEKAQKQSRLTKQHRRKPYKLDSQLVQHIDTLIRRKLSPEQVCAYLHKHHGITLHHSTIYRYLRQDKSNGGTLWQHLRICSKPYRKRYGSTWTRGKVPDRVGIENRPAIVDQKTRIGDWEADTIVGKNQKSALLTLVERTTRYTIICKLKNLKAEDTARAAIRVLKAYKARVHTITMDNGKEFYQHTKIAKALKAETYFCRPYHSWEKGLNENTNGLIRQYFPKQTDFRNISDREIRRVQDELNHRPRKTLGYETPSVLFLNLFQPLVP; from the coding sequence ATGAGCTACACACAACTGACCCAAGACGAACGATACCATATCCAATACCTGTCCCGCCACTGCACCATCGCCGAAATCGCCAAACAGCTCAACCGCCACAAAAGCACCATCAGCCGAGAAATCAAGCGGCACTGCATCCAAGGACAGCAATACAGCGCCGAAAAAGCACAGAAGCAAAGCCGGCTGACCAAACAGCACCGGCGAAAACCCTATAAGCTCGATTCGCAGCTGGTTCAACACATCGACACCCTTATCCGCCGCAAACTCAGTCCCGAACAAGTATGTGCCTACCTGCATAAACACCACGGGATCACACTCCATCACAGCACCATTTACCGCTACCTTCGCCAAGACAAAAGCAACGGCGGCACTTTGTGGCAACACCTCAGAATATGCAGCAAACCCTACCGCAAACGCTACGGCAGCACATGGACCAGAGGCAAAGTGCCCGACCGCGTCGGCATAGAGAACCGACCTGCTATCGTCGACCAGAAAACCCGCATCGGCGATTGGGAGGCCGACACCATCGTCGGCAAAAATCAGAAAAGCGCGTTATTGACCTTGGTCGAACGCACTACCCGCTACACCATCATCTGCAAATTGAAGAACTTAAAAGCCGAAGACACTGCCCGGGCGGCCATTAGGGTATTAAAGGCATATAAAGCCAGAGTCCACACCATTACCATGGATAACGGCAAAGAGTTCTACCAACACACCAAAATAGCCAAAGCATTGAAGGCGGAAACCTATTTTTGCCGCCCTTACCATTCTTGGGAGAAAGGGCTGAATGAGAACACCAATGGACTCATCCGGCAATATTTCCCCAAACAAACCGATTTCCGAAACATCAGCGATCGGGAGATACGCAGGGTTCAAGATGAGTTGAACCACCGGCCGAGAAAAACACTTGGCTACGAAACGCCAAGTGTTTTATTCTTAAATCTGTTCCAACCACTGGTACCCTAG